The Bacteroidota bacterium sequence AAATGTTGCGTCCAGTACAAGCACGGATTCGGCATTGATCCTATGGATCCAACACCACGATCGGCGGACTTTATTAAAACGGACTCTCCTTCGCGCGGGATTAGATTAGAACTCTGGATCATCGAAGACAGGTAAGGAATTTCCCTGTCCAACTGTTTTTACCTTACGAGAGGCAATCTACAAATGGCATCCATTCTTTTCGTCGACGATGAACTTTCAACCCGCGACAACTATCGTACAATTCTCGAACACTATGGGCATCAGGTAACGCTCGCTTCTAACGTGCAGGAAGGCGTCAATCTGCTTTCCTCGAATGGAGTGTTTGACCTCGTTATTACCGATATGCGAATGGGTTCGGAAAGTGGGCTCGACATGCTCAGGCAAGCAAGGACGCTCGCGCCGGAAACCGAGGTCATCGTTCTAACGGGTCATGCTCAACTCGAGAACGCTGTCGAGGCGATGAAGCTTGGCGCGGCGGACTATCTCACGAAAGAGACGGACTACAAAGAAATCATGCTGGTCGTCGAGAAGGCGTTGGAAAAGCGCACGCTCAAGCAAGAGATCGAGCGATTGCGCAAACGGGTCGGCAACGAGTTCTCGTTTCGGAAGATTGTCGGCCAAAGCCCAGCGATCCTGCAGCTTCAGGATACATTACGCCGGGTCGCTCCAACGACATCGCGCGTTCTTATAACGGGCGAGTCAGGCACGGGTAAAGAGCTGATTGCGGAAACGATTCACACAAATAGTCCCCGCAAGGACGCGCCATTTATCGCCATCAACTGTGGCGCAATTCCACGGGACTTGTTAGAGAGCGAGTTATTCGGTTACGTTCGAGGTGCGTTCACTGGCGCCGATCGTGATAAGACAGGCCTCTTAGCATCGGCAGATCGTGGGACAGTATTTCTCGATGAGGTTGGTGAGATGTCGCTTGAGACGCAGGTCAAATTACTGCGGTTCCTCGAACAGGGAGAGATTGCACCCGTCGGAAGCACGAAGACCAGAATCGTGGATGTCCGCGTCATCGCAGCGACGAACCGGGACCTCGCGGAGGCGGTCCGCACTCATTCCTTTCGCGAGGACCTGTATTATCGCCTCAAGGTCATTTCGGTTCACCTGCCGCCACTTCGCGAACGGAAACAGGACATCCCGTTGCTTGCTGAAGCTCTCCTACGGGAGCTTGCAATGAAAGCCGGACGCAAAGTCTATCGCATCTCGGCAGATGCCATGCGCGGACTGGCGGACTATGACTGGCCCGGCAACGTACGTGAGCTCAAGAATGTCATCGAGCGCGCTCTCATTTTTGCAGATGGCGATCAGATCGAACTCGAACACCTCCCAGAAGAACTATTTCTGCATCCGGCGATCGCATCTGGCCAGCTTGAGAACGGTGTTGTCCCGCTTGATGAGGTAGAGAAGAAGTATATCCTGGACCTGCTCGAACGAAACGGGGGCAACAAACTCCAAACCGCGAAGCAACTCAATATCGCCACCACGACGCTGTACCGCAAACTCAGGATGTACGGGATCGAGTAGCAGAATGCTACGGGTCACCGTAGCGAAACGCTATACGCATGCTCGTGGCGGATAGCGAAACAGTGCGAGTTTGTTCGATTATCTGTTCTGGCACCGGTTGTGTATTCTCTCTCTGCCATGAAAGCACTCGCCATTGCCATCGGGCTCGCCGCAGTATTCCCTAATCTTTGTCGCGCACAGCAGACAATCTTTAACGTCCCCAGTCAGGACGTGCTGGCACCTGGTTCGGTCTATGCTGAAGTCGATGGATCGTTCCGAACCAATGAACCAAGGTTCGTAGCAATAACGCCGCGTGTCGTCTTCGGTTACGGATACAATTTTGAAGGGGGTCTCAATCTTCCCGGTTACATCAACATAGGTGATAAGCTTTGGGCGGCGCACATTACGCTGAAACATGGTCAGGTGCTGGATACGACAGCTCCCTGGACTCTGACGGAAGGTGTCCATCTCTATTTACCGCTGACATCGGGTCGCACCGTGGCCTTTTTCGCGTACGCGATGACAGGATACAAGCTCGCCACGAAGCTACGTCTTGATGGCGGCGTCTATATCGCAACGGACGCATTCACTGGCATCGGCAATGTGGTCGGGGCGCTCGGCAGCATCGAGTATGCTCTGAATGATTGGCTCACGCTCGCGCTTGATGCCTACTCGGGACAGAATGCACTGGGATTTGTCACGCCAGGACTCTTCGTCGGTCCCTTCGGCAAATGGATCCTCTATCCGGCCTACCAAATCTCGAACGTCTCCCGCGATGGCGACAGCTTTCTCGTTGAGATAGGATATAGCTTCTAAATGTTCGCGGCAACTCTCAACGGAGCCTTCATTGGCAGCGTCGTACCCGCCGCAATATGGGTCGGACGGGCGAACGATGCCAGAATCCTGCAGCGCGCAAGCCAGATGCGCCAACAGGCGGCGTTCGCTCGATCTGCGCGGTGGGTCGGTGGAAGTAACGATCTGCTCTTAACTGGGCATCCCGCACATATCATCGGCGCATACCGTAGTTTTGGAGACAATCCAAGACGACCCAT is a genomic window containing:
- a CDS encoding sigma-54 dependent transcriptional regulator, producing the protein MASILFVDDELSTRDNYRTILEHYGHQVTLASNVQEGVNLLSSNGVFDLVITDMRMGSESGLDMLRQARTLAPETEVIVLTGHAQLENAVEAMKLGAADYLTKETDYKEIMLVVEKALEKRTLKQEIERLRKRVGNEFSFRKIVGQSPAILQLQDTLRRVAPTTSRVLITGESGTGKELIAETIHTNSPRKDAPFIAINCGAIPRDLLESELFGYVRGAFTGADRDKTGLLASADRGTVFLDEVGEMSLETQVKLLRFLEQGEIAPVGSTKTRIVDVRVIAATNRDLAEAVRTHSFREDLYYRLKVISVHLPPLRERKQDIPLLAEALLRELAMKAGRKVYRISADAMRGLADYDWPGNVRELKNVIERALIFADGDQIELEHLPEELFLHPAIASGQLENGVVPLDEVEKKYILDLLERNGGNKLQTAKQLNIATTTLYRKLRMYGIE